From the genome of Opitutus sp. ER46:
TGCCTCCCGCAGCAGCACGCTCATGTTGTCCTCCAGGCAAAACACCCCCACGCGCGCCCGCGTCGCCACCAGCCGCGCCACGAACCGTTCCCGTTCCACCGGCGTCGCCACCGACACCACGTTTCGCGCCGCGATCGGCTTTCCCAGCATCGCCGCCGCCGCCAGCGTCTCCCGCGTCTGCACGTCCACCGTCGCCGAATTCGCAAACGGCACCGCCAGCCAGATTTCCTCGTAGCCGCGCGCAAACAGGTGCCCGACCGCCAGCAGCGCGCCCACCCCGAAATCCGCGCTCACGCTCGACAGCCCCGCCACCGTCGTCGGCCGGCACGTGATCACCGCCGCGCCCAGCTGCGACAAGAACTCCCGCAACACGTCGTCCCGCCAGACTTCGTCCAGCAACACCCCACGGTACCGCCCCTCGTACCCGCGGCAAAACTCCGCCAGCGCCGCCCGCTGCTCCGCCGCGTCCGCATGCACCGGCGGATGGGCCGTATCCGCATGCCGCACCAGCGTGTCGTTGTGCACGAACAGCATCGACGCCCGGTCCCGCGCAAAGGCCTGGCTGAACCCGCCCATCACGCCCTGGTACACGCGGCTCCAGTTCTTCAACCGCCGCAGCAGGCACGCGTACGGCTCGTTCTCAAACACCCGCCGGCTCTCGTTCAGGAAGTAGCGGCCGTTGCTCCGGCGCCAGATCAGGCCCTCCGCGCTCAGCCGAATCAGCAGCCGGCACACGGTCGCGTTCGAGATGCCGAACCGCTGCCCGATCTCGCGCGTCGTCGGCAGCGGCCGGCTCAGGTCCCACGCCTTGGTCTCCACCAGCGTGCGCAGAACCCGCTCCAGCTCCACCCCGCCCTCCCCGGCCGGCAGCGTGGAGGCCGGGACCGGCCCCGCGGCCGGCCCCACTCGTTGCGACACCTCCGTCATTTTTTCGGCGCCGGCGGCGTCGCCGCCTTCTCCACCTGGCGCCGCCAATCGGCCGCCGGGAGCGTCGGCCGCGCCGCGGCCTGCCCGGCCGCCGCGACCAGCAGCCGCACCGGCTTCACGATCGGCAGCGTCACGCCCAGCCGCGGGTCTCCCAACTTTACCAGCGCCGCCAGCTGCGCTTCGCTCCAGCCGGCCGCCGCGCCTTTGTCCAGCGCCGCCACCGCCTCGAGCCCGATCGCCGCCACCGCATCCAGTTGTTCACCCAGCGTCGCCAGCTCGCGCACCCGGGGCGACGCCGGCGCGATCCGGCCGGCTGCCAGGTCCTGGCCGAGCTGACGCCAGCCGCCGAGCGCCTCGGTCAGCGCCGCGCGCGTCGTCGCCGCGTCGCCAAAAAGTACCGCCTCCACGTCCGCCGCGAACCGCCGGCCCGCCGCGCTGTCCGCCCGCGTGCAATCCGCGAAACCGGTCAGCGGCGTGGCCTGCGTCACCGTGGGGTTCTGTTTGAATCGCACGCCCAGCGTGCCCGCCTCGAAAAGATCCGCCGCCTCGCGCACCCGCCGCGCGTCCGCCATGCTCACGCCGTCGCCGAAGCGGCGCAGCATCATGTCCCGGTTCATCTCGTGCCGCAGGCCCTGCTCATCCAGCCGCGCGTTCATCAGCGCCAGCCGGCGGTACATGTCCGGCACGTCGTTCACCTCCCGCGGCGACCACAGCCGCTCCGCCACCACCGCCGCCCGCGGCCAGATGCGCGAGTCCACCGTCTCCTCCGTCACCCACTCCGCCCACATGCAGGCCTCGCCGCCCAGCACGCGCGCCTGCTGCTCCGGCGTCAGCTTCGTGTTCGCCGGCACCGGGTCGTTGGCGTACATCGTCGCCGCCGGCAGCTGGTGATCGAGATAGAAGCCGCGCGACAGCACCGCGCCGAAACCCATCCGCGTCGCGTCGACCAGCCCGGTCGCGCCCATCCAATAGTGCACCACCGTGCCCGCCGGCAGGTTCGGGTGCAGGATTTCATTCCACCCCATCATCTTCTTGCCGAGGCCCGACACGATCACCTGCAGCTTGCGGTTGAAATACGCGTGCAGGCCCGGGTTGTCCTTCAGGTTGTTCGCCCGGATGAACTCCTGGATCTTCGCGTTCGCCTTCCAGTGCTTCCCGTTGTTCTCGTCGCCGCCGATGTGGATGTACTCGTCGGGGAACAGCGTCGCCATCTCCGCGAAGAATTTTTGGAGCATCGGATACAACTCCTCGTTGGTCGGATCGAGCACCGGATCGTGCACCCCCGGCCGGCGGTTGATCTGGTACGGCCCGGGCGCGCTCGCGAATTCCGGATACGCCACGACCCAGGTCGTCGCGTGGCCGGGCACGTCAAACTCCGGCATCACGCGAATGCCCCGCGCCGCCGCGTACGCCACGATGTCCCGGATTTGCTCCTGCGTGTAATACAGTCCGTCCGAGCCCAGCTCGTGCAGCTTCGGGAACGCCTTGCTCTCGATCCGGAAGCCCTGGTCCTCCGTCAGGTGAAAGTGCAGCACGTTCAACTTCGCCAGCGCCATGCCGTCGATGTTGCGCTTGATCACCTCGACCGGCAGCCAGTGCCGGCACGGGTCCATCAGCAGCCCGCGCCACGCGAACCGCGGCGCATCCTTGATCTCCGCCGTCGGTAGCATCCAACCTGTCGCGTCGGCCTGCAGCATCTGCGTCAGCGTCGCCAGTCCGCGCAGCGCGCCCGTCGTCGTGGGTGCCCGCAGCACCGCTTGGTCGGCCGTGACGTCCAGCGTATAGGTTTCATCCTCCCCGACCTTTGGCACCACCGGCGCCAGCGCCTGGCACTCGATCACCAGCGTGGGTTTCACGCCGGCCGCCGGCGCCGCATACGCGGCTTCGCTCCGCGCCAAGGTCAGGCCCGTGCGCAGCTCCCAGAGCCGGCGCATCCGGTCCAACGCGCCGCGCACCCGGCCGTCGTCCGCCCCCTGCACCACCGCGGTGAAGCTCGGGTCAAACGCCAGCCGCCCGCCGGTCCAGCGCGCCTGCGCCGGCGCCGGCATGACATTGCCCGCCGGGGTGGATGCCGGTTCGGCCAGGAGGGCGCCGGCGGAAAGGGTGAGGACAATCGATAGGGCTGCGATGGATTTCATGGGGTTGATAAAGCCGCCTCGCCTGCGAGGCGGGACAGAGGTTTCTGCGGCCGCACGCGCCCCGGGCCAGCCCGGTATTTATTCACGTTCCGCCGCGCCGAAAACATGCCCCGCACGCAAGCCGCCGCAGCCGACTCGTGCAACAGCAAAACCAGCCGTTACATAATTTTCCTATCCGTTACACCCGTTTTCGCCCCGCCAGTTTGGCTGCGCGAAAACTGAAGAAGGGGCCGCCCGGCGGCTTCGCGCCGAACCTTGGCTCCTTGCGCCCCATCACCATAGACCCGCCGCCCACGACGCCACGACCGCCGCGCCCCCCGCCACCTCCTGCGCGACCGCCTTGGATTCAGTACCCATATCCTGCCTTGATCCGAGTAATCTGAGGTAAAAACAACGATCCTTTATATACCTCTGATTGCTCAGATCCGAACCGGATATGTCTCAACAGGAGACAACAGAGGCAAGGGAGGATCTGTGGCATTCGAACCCCACCACCTTCAACTCGGCGCCTCCGGCGCCGAAGCCTCTGCGCTCTCTGCTACCTCCTGTAGAACCGCCTTGTGTATATTATCGTGCCTTTTGGCGCCTCTTTGTGGCGAAACAATCAGGCTATAGGCGATAAGCGGTAGGCGATAGGCTCCGAGCCGAGAATCTCGGGTAGAAGAGCAGGCGTCTGGGAAACAGCGCTCTCGCGTTTTCGCAGGGCGCGAAAATGCGAGAAGGTGGGGCTGCCTCCGGCGCCGCCGGCGCCGGGGATGAACCCCCACTTACTCTATTTTTCGCGCCGCCGAAAAATAAAGTTTCGTGCCTTTTGGCGCCTCTTCGTGGCCAACCCTGCCTTGGCGTATATTCGTGCCCGTTCCTGGTTACCAATGGCTATAGGTACAATTCGCGGTTACCATATATACTCGACCGCCCCATTCTTTCATTTTTGCCAGCGGCAAAAACGAAAGCCTACTTCGCCACGGGCGGAGACAGCAGCACCGGCGGAGCATCATCTTCGTCCAACGTAAACACGACCGGCACCTGCATGTGCACCGCCACCGCGCGGTAGTCTCGCCGTCCCGGACTGAACTTCCAGGTTTGCACCGCCGCGAGCGCCGGCTCGTTGAACGCGCGATTGGTCGACCGAATGACAAACGCGTTCTTCACGTCGCCGTCGGCATCCACCACAAAGTCGACCAGCACTTCTCCCGTTTCGCCCTTCACGCGTAGGGACAGCGGATACACTGGCTCGGTCCGGAAGAGCGCCACGGGCTGGCAGTTCCGCTCGAGCCCCGTGCTCACGCTCGCGCGCTTGCCTTTGCTTGTGGCCGCCCTCGCGTCGCTGTCCGCCTTCGCCTGCGGCGGTGCCGCCACGAGCCGCTGCCGTTCCTCCGCGGTGAGCACGCCGAAGCGCGCGATCCGCTCCTCCGTCGCCGGATGCGTGCTGAGGTACGAAAACGCCGCCTCCGCGGGCGCGCGATTGCCCAGCTTCACCAAGAGCGAACTGAACGCCTTGGTCGGGATTCGCCGCTCCCGCAGGAGATCGTACGCGAACGCGTCCGCCTCCCGCTCGAGGTCACGCGAATATCCGTTCTGCAGCAGTGCCACCGGAAGCGACGTCGTAAACGCCCCCAGCGCGGAGAGGTCACCGGTCGCGGCACTCACGATCAGCAGCGCGAAGGAATTGCGCAGCACGCTCTGGATCCCGTGGCGCAGGCGGAGATGCCCAAGTTCGTGCGCCAGCAACGCCGCTAGCTCGTCGTCCGTGAGCGACAGCTCGAGCAGCTCTTGGTTGAGCACGATCACGTTGCCCGGCAGCGCGAACGCATTGGGCGACTGGGTAAACCGCCAGAACTCGATCGTGGGTCGCGGCGTCGTTCTCCCATCCGGCTGAATCCGGATGAGCTGCCGCTCCACCCGCGCCCGCTCCGCGAGGTCGGGCGCGAACGGCGTGAAGTACTGCGCGAGCGTGGCCTTCGCCGCGGCTCCCGCCCGCACCTCGATCGCCGGCGGCACACGCCCGGCGATGCTGCGGGCCAGCCGCGGCGGCACCCAGAAAAAGGAGGCGACCAGCAGCGCCACGAGCACGACGCACGCCACCGTCGCCACCCCATGGTGCGACTCGAGCGCATGCACGACTGCCGCAAACCGGCCCCGCCGCTGCGTCACCAGCAGCGCGTCAATCGCGCCGTTGTCCGCCGTTTCCACGACCGCCCCGCCCGGCAGGTAGATGAAACGCGGGATGTTCGCGAGCCGGTCGCTCACCCGCAGCTCCGCCAGCGGCACGACCCGCTCGCCCTGCGCCCACCTGATCTGCAGCCTCCCCTCGCCCTCCACCGCCAGCGTCGCCGGCCATGGGGTGAGGTCCTCGCCCGTGCAATAGCTGCCGGTCGTGGTCATCATAGCCCAAAATCGAGTCCGATCACCTCGGCTGCCGAATCACCCGTGGCACTCCCCGGTCCGGCCTCCAGCCGGCGGATCGAGTCGATCGCCCCCGCGGGCACCAGGCTGAGGCACTGCGCCGTGTAGCGGCAGGTCCGGATCACCGCCCAGGGATAAAGGAGCCCGCAGGAGCCGATCGTCGCAAAGAGGTTCGTGAACTGCAGGCCCAACCACCGCCCAAAGTCCATCCGCGCAACAAACCGATGCTCGTCCAGGCGCGTGTTGCCCCAGAAATGATTGAAGAGCATCGCGTGAACGAGGTGCCGCGCAGTGAAGAAACCGATCAGGTAGCAAATCAAGAACGGGATGAGCTGCGGCAGTGTCGGCGGTTTCCCGCCCGCGCCAACCGCCATCGCGCCGGTGATCAGCCCGCCGATGAAAACGCAGCCCACCATCACGCCCGCGCTCGCGAGATACGCCGTGTAGAACGGCCGGCGCCGCAGCTCGAACCGGAAGTAGGCGTCCCCCAGCCGGTGCTGGCCCACGACGTAGCGCCGTTTCTGCCGCACCCAGGCCGGGTAATACAGCCCGAGCGACAGCACGCACAGCACCGGTCCCACGAGATACACCGCCGCCGCGGGCGACAGCGCGGCATGAAACCGGAAGCGCAGCCCGCGATACACCGTGTTGTGCGCATTGAACGCCAGCGAGCGCACCACGATCCACGGGAGCATCACCACGCCCAGGAGGATCACACCCCAGCGCACCGGCGGATACACCACGCCAAACAGGCTGTAGCCGAGGAAGAAGACCGCCATGATCGCGTGCCCGATCAGCAGGCGCCGCGGGTCCGCCCGGTAATCAAAGCGATGCCCCAGCAGCTCCGTCGCCCCCCGCAGGTACCGCCGCTTCCGCACCTTCGCCCACGGCAAGAAGACGCCGCACGTAAGCAGGGTCAGCAGCGCATTCACGATCCAGATGCGGAAGTACTCGCTCGCGCGGCCGTGAAAGATGAACGGCTCCTCTCGCGGACCGGCGGGCGCCGCCGGCAGCACGGGCGGCACCGCGGCCGGCCCCACCTCCGCCGCCGGCGGCGGCGCCGCGGTTGCCGTGGGGTCAGGTGAACAAGCGCCAGGGAAATCCATGGGGGCCAGAAGAGACGCGGTTCTGCCGCCCCTCCGCTCCGCACTCAAGAAAGATTACCGCCGCCAACCCGGCCGGCATCCAGCCTTGATCCGAGTAATCTGAGATAAAACCACGACTCTGTGTTTGCGGAGTTTGAGCCGGAGGTTGGCCACCAAAAGGCACGAGGAGGCACGATAAGGTTCTCGCTGTCGCGATCACCTAAGTGGGCGCCGGTTCCCGGACCCCACTTACTTTAGTTTTCGCGCCGCCGAAAACTAAAGTTTCTACCGGATCTCGCTGAGGACGCAGAGAGATCGATCAGGGGGCCTGAACCTTAGCACCTTAAGCCTTATAACCCTCAACTCGGCGCCGCCGGCGCCGATCATCCTGCCTTGATCCGAGGAATCTGAGGTTAAAACAACGATTCTATATTCAATCTCTGATTACTCAGATCCGAACCGGATATGGCTCTACAAGAGGCAACAGAGGCAAGGGAGGATCTGTGGCATTCGAACCCTACCACGTTCAACTCGGCGCCTCCGGCGCCGAAACCTCTGCGCTCCCTGCTACCTCCTGTAGAACTGCCTTGTGTATTTTATCGTGCCTTTTGGCGCCTCTTTGTGGCCAACATCATGTCTTGTCCCATCCTGTATTGATCAGAGCAATCTGAGGCTAAACCATCGATCCTGTATTAACCACAGATGTCTCAGATCCGAACCGGATATGACCTTACAGAAGTTCGCCGAGGGCGCAGAGGATCCAATCCAGAGACTTCGAACCTTGGCACTTTAAACCTTATCACCTTCACCCGGCGCCATCGGCGCCGCGCCGCCGCGGAGCGCCCGCTCCACGTACCGCGTCAGCGCCTCCGGGCCCGAGCCCACCCGCACCCCGCGGCCAGCCTCCCAATAAGTTCCCGCCGCATCCGGCGCCAGCCGCGGCCCCAGCTCCACCACGTACTCAAACGGCACCCGTGGCAGCCGCCAGAACGGACACCCCTTCGTCAGCGCCTCCGAGTTCGTCCGGATCCGCACCACCTGGATCGGCGCGCGCACCCGCTCCGCGATCACTGCAAACCCCGGCCTCAGCGGCCCGAGCACCTGCCCCGCCGGCGTCCGCGTGCCCTCCGGAAAAACCACCAGCGTGTGCCCCGCGGCCACCTTCGCGATCGCCGCCCGCACCGTGTCCACCCCGCCGCTCGAAAACAGATACCCCGAGCGCAGCCCGCACGCGCCGATGATCGCCAGCCGCCCCGAGCCCGGCCGGAAAATGCACACCGCCTCCGGCTGCGGCTCCAGCAGCGCAACGCTGTCCAGCAGACACCGATGGTTCGCCACCACCACCGTCCCGGCCGGCACCGCCGCCAGCGCCTCCCGCCCGCGCAGCCGACACACCCCGGTCACGCGCAGCAGCCAGAAATACGCCCGCACCGCCCGACACAACCCGTGCCGGAACCACCGCTCCGTCCGCGGCGTCGCCGGCCCCGCGCCAAGCACGAGGTAAACGAGGTTCAGCGCCAGCCCGCCCACCGCGAACACCAGCAGGCACGCGTAATACCACCCGGCCCAGTAGACGCGCCCGATCATGATCGCCGCCCCGATTCCGCCGTGCCGCGCGCCATCCGCTGCAGCAGTTCCGCGTACTCCCACATCGGGCCGCGCACGCCCCGCTGGCGCAGCTTCGCCATCGTCTCCGCAAACACCGGCGGCGGATCGCCCACCGCCCAGTTCGAACTCGTCCGTTGGACCTCGCGCAGCCGGTTCATCAGGCCCTCCACCGTGAAGGGCGCCTCCAGGTGAAAACGCGGCTCCAGCAGGTAATCCGCCGGCTCCAGCCCATTCCGCTCCGGGGCCAGCGTCCGCCACAGCGGCGTGTGCGGGTACACCCGCATCCCGATCGCGGCGAAGAAGTACGCGGCCGGCAGCGTCTGCGCCCGCGCGATCGTCTCCTCCACCGTCGCCGGCGTCTCCCCCGGCCCGCCAAAGATGATGAAGTGGCTGTACCTCAGCCCCAGGCCGTGCGCGAGTTCGCTCGCCCGCCGGATCTCGTCGAACCGAAAACTCTTCCCATACGCCGCCAGCACCGGATCCGACAGGCTGTCCGACCCAAACTCCACGTGCCGCATCCCCGCCCGCTGCATCAATTGCAGCAGCTCCCGCGTCAGCCCCCGCGGCCGCAGGAAACACTCCCATTGCACGTCGAGTTCCGCCCGGATCAGCGCCTCGCAGGTCTGCACCACGTGGTCCTCCCGCGTGTTGAACACCGAATCGACGATGAACACGTACTTCACCCCGAGCCGCGCCAGTCGCCGCATCTCCGCCACGGTCTCTTCGCCGCTCCGGAACCGGCTGCGCGTCCCTTCGATCAGCGGATACGTGCAATAGCAGCAGTGCAGCGGACACCCGCGCTGCGTCTGCACCCCCGGCAGCGCACCTTGCGCCACATACGCGTCGAGCAGCGCCGGCTCGTGGTGCGGCTCCGACCGGAACACGCCGAACGATACGTCGGGCGCCACG
Proteins encoded in this window:
- a CDS encoding YjgN family protein → MDFPGACSPDPTATAAPPPAAEVGPAAVPPVLPAAPAGPREEPFIFHGRASEYFRIWIVNALLTLLTCGVFLPWAKVRKRRYLRGATELLGHRFDYRADPRRLLIGHAIMAVFFLGYSLFGVVYPPVRWGVILLGVVMLPWIVVRSLAFNAHNTVYRGLRFRFHAALSPAAAVYLVGPVLCVLSLGLYYPAWVRQKRRYVVGQHRLGDAYFRFELRRRPFYTAYLASAGVMVGCVFIGGLITGAMAVGAGGKPPTLPQLIPFLICYLIGFFTARHLVHAMLFNHFWGNTRLDEHRFVARMDFGRWLGLQFTNLFATIGSCGLLYPWAVIRTCRYTAQCLSLVPAGAIDSIRRLEAGPGSATGDSAAEVIGLDFGL
- a CDS encoding lysophospholipid acyltransferase family protein, producing MIGRVYWAGWYYACLLVFAVGGLALNLVYLVLGAGPATPRTERWFRHGLCRAVRAYFWLLRVTGVCRLRGREALAAVPAGTVVVANHRCLLDSVALLEPQPEAVCIFRPGSGRLAIIGACGLRSGYLFSSGGVDTVRAAIAKVAAGHTLVVFPEGTRTPAGQVLGPLRPGFAVIAERVRAPIQVVRIRTNSEALTKGCPFWRLPRVPFEYVVELGPRLAPDAAGTYWEAGRGVRVGSGPEALTRYVERALRGGAAPMAPGEGDKV
- a CDS encoding lipid biosynthesis B12-binding/radical SAM protein, which translates into the protein MTTAPVVSSRPYRVFLANLNRYDQPYPVYPLGLAYIDGALRAAGHETCVWDARMSAEPLEASLAAFAPDLVGFSVRNVDNVQAHNPRSFIQELVQVCRGVRGVTTAPIVLGGSGFSVFPGEIFRLTGVDYGIAGEGERAVVELVEQLRQGRAPAAVPGVWRRGAGGAAELVAPDVSFGVFRSEPHHEPALLDAYVAQGALPGVQTQRGCPLHCCYCTYPLIEGTRSRFRSGEETVAEMRRLARLGVKYVFIVDSVFNTREDHVVQTCEALIRAELDVQWECFLRPRGLTRELLQLMQRAGMRHVEFGSDSLSDPVLAAYGKSFRFDEIRRASELAHGLGLRYSHFIIFGGPGETPATVEETIARAQTLPAAYFFAAIGMRVYPHTPLWRTLAPERNGLEPADYLLEPRFHLEAPFTVEGLMNRLREVQRTSSNWAVGDPPPVFAETMAKLRQRGVRGPMWEYAELLQRMARGTAESGRRS
- a CDS encoding substrate-binding domain-containing protein, whose translation is MSQRVGPAAGPVPASTLPAGEGGVELERVLRTLVETKAWDLSRPLPTTREIGQRFGISNATVCRLLIRLSAEGLIWRRSNGRYFLNESRRVFENEPYACLLRRLKNWSRVYQGVMGGFSQAFARDRASMLFVHNDTLVRHADTAHPPVHADAAEQRAALAEFCRGYEGRYRGVLLDEVWRDDVLREFLSQLGAAVITCRPTTVAGLSSVSADFGVGALLAVGHLFARGYEEIWLAVPFANSATVDVQTRETLAAAAMLGKPIAARNVVSVATPVERERFVARLVATRARVGVFCLEDNMSVLLREALQQAGLACPVRVGLLSGMGTDLVTERRISTLRIDYEKIGETAGEILASGKVRTVRIAPELVVGGSS
- a CDS encoding TonB family protein, encoding MMTTTGSYCTGEDLTPWPATLAVEGEGRLQIRWAQGERVVPLAELRVSDRLANIPRFIYLPGGAVVETADNGAIDALLVTQRRGRFAAVVHALESHHGVATVACVVLVALLVASFFWVPPRLARSIAGRVPPAIEVRAGAAAKATLAQYFTPFAPDLAERARVERQLIRIQPDGRTTPRPTIEFWRFTQSPNAFALPGNVIVLNQELLELSLTDDELAALLAHELGHLRLRHGIQSVLRNSFALLIVSAATGDLSALGAFTTSLPVALLQNGYSRDLEREADAFAYDLLRERRIPTKAFSSLLVKLGNRAPAEAAFSYLSTHPATEERIARFGVLTAEERQRLVAAPPQAKADSDARAATSKGKRASVSTGLERNCQPVALFRTEPVYPLSLRVKGETGEVLVDFVVDADGDVKNAFVIRSTNRAFNEPALAAVQTWKFSPGRRDYRAVAVHMQVPVVFTLDEDDAPPVLLSPPVAK
- a CDS encoding family 20 glycosylhydrolase: MKSIAALSIVLTLSAGALLAEPASTPAGNVMPAPAQARWTGGRLAFDPSFTAVVQGADDGRVRGALDRMRRLWELRTGLTLARSEAAYAAPAAGVKPTLVIECQALAPVVPKVGEDETYTLDVTADQAVLRAPTTTGALRGLATLTQMLQADATGWMLPTAEIKDAPRFAWRGLLMDPCRHWLPVEVIKRNIDGMALAKLNVLHFHLTEDQGFRIESKAFPKLHELGSDGLYYTQEQIRDIVAYAAARGIRVMPEFDVPGHATTWVVAYPEFASAPGPYQINRRPGVHDPVLDPTNEELYPMLQKFFAEMATLFPDEYIHIGGDENNGKHWKANAKIQEFIRANNLKDNPGLHAYFNRKLQVIVSGLGKKMMGWNEILHPNLPAGTVVHYWMGATGLVDATRMGFGAVLSRGFYLDHQLPAATMYANDPVPANTKLTPEQQARVLGGEACMWAEWVTEETVDSRIWPRAAVVAERLWSPREVNDVPDMYRRLALMNARLDEQGLRHEMNRDMMLRRFGDGVSMADARRVREAADLFEAGTLGVRFKQNPTVTQATPLTGFADCTRADSAAGRRFAADVEAVLFGDAATTRAALTEALGGWRQLGQDLAAGRIAPASPRVRELATLGEQLDAVAAIGLEAVAALDKGAAAGWSEAQLAALVKLGDPRLGVTLPIVKPVRLLVAAAGQAAARPTLPAADWRRQVEKAATPPAPKK